Sequence from the uncultured Flavobacterium sp. genome:
CCTTCGTCTAAATATTGATTAATTCCGTCCAGATAAGCCATTGCCATTTTATAACTCTGACTGTTTTTATCTAACTTGGCAATCGCTTTATCCGAAGCTTCTTCGATACCAATTCCCGAGAAAAACTTATCATTTTTAAGCGCTACAGAACCAAAGATTTCAGACAATCTTCCAGGCGCAATTCTTCGAAGTAATTCCATTTGCCATAATCTTTCCTGCGCATGAACATAACCCAAAGCTGTCATTGCATCCTTTTCAGAATCGGCATAAATATGAGGAACACCAAAATCATCAAAATAAACAGTGGTTTCTTTCTGGAGATTTTTCAATTGAACTTCACCTTCATATTTAGGCTTCAAATGAAAAATATAGGCACATAAACCTATTCCAAGAATAACAATCAACAAGAATAAAACCAGCAGAATTTTTTTAATTTTTCTCATATTTATAAAAAAGTATAATGATAAATGATTCCGTAATGATGTAACTTAAAGCTAAAATCCTGTAAGAAACATCGCTTTTAAAAGTCTAAATTTATGTATTTAAAATCAATACTATAAATGTCTGTCTATAAAAAAATAGCAATCTGCATAATTTCTCTGTTTCTTTTTGTGATTTTAGTCAATATTGGTCTTAATTATTGGATAAAAAAACAATTACCAATTATTATCGATCAGAAAAATAAAACAGCGTATAACATTCAATACGAAAAAATCGAAGTGTCACTTTGGTCCAGAAATATTTATGCCCAAACTTTATTGGTTCATCCAAAAAATCAATTGGAAAACAGTAAAATAAAAACCGGAATCTTTTCGAAAATTGAATCCATTACAATCAAACATTTTAATATTTGGGATTTAGCTTTTCGTGATATCATTCAAGCCGAAAGTATCACGATTAACAAGGCCAGAGTAATCTTGTACAAAAAAGATGAAAAACTGATAAACAATCGTAAAAGTATTAAAACCGAAATAATCGAGCCTTTTAGGAAAATAATTGCTGTTTCGAATATTTATTTAAATGAAGGAAGTGTCGATGTCGTTTCGTTAAAAAATGACAAACCAATCCTTAGCATCAAAAATATTATTTTGAAATTGGAAGGTATTTTAATTTCTGATGCTACGCTGAAAGAGAAAATTCCAATGCATTTTGAAAAATATGTTTTGATCTGCGATAGTTTATATTATAAACCAAATGCATTTTATCATTTGAATATTGGCAAAATCAGCACTGAAAATAACTTTTTAAGAATCCGTAATTTCTCTTATTTACCTGAATTTAATCGTAAGCAATTTGTTCAGAAACTTGACAAAGAAAAAGATATTTACACGATAAAGCTAGATTCGGCAGATATTGAAAAAATGGATTGGGGATTTAAAAATGAGCGTTTCTTTTTTAAAGCAAATTCAATTGTTGCCAATCATGTTGACGCTAATATCTATCGAAATAAAATCCCTAAAGATGATTTGAGCAAAAAATATCTTTATAACGCTTTATTGCGAAAAATTAAATTTCCGCTTCAAATCGATACTATTCAAATTCTTAAATCAAAACTGGTTTACGAAGAAGAAATTGATTTCTCAAAAGGTCCAGGAATTTTGAATTTCGATCATTTCAACATGCAAGTTACTAATCTCAAAAGTGGATTTGGCTTAACAAAAACACCAGACGTTAAGATAAAAGTGAATTGTCAGTTTATGAAAACATCACCTTTAAATGTCAATTGGAGTTTTAATGTATTGGATCAAAAAGACAGTTTTCATATTCAGGGAACGATCTCTAATTTTAATGTTGTGGCAATGGAAAGATTTACAAAGCCATACATAAACACTTCTTTTACAGGAAAATTCAATAAATATCATTTTAATTTTTATGGAAATGATAACAGCGCCAAAGGAAATGCAACGCTTGATTACGAAGATTTAAAAGTAAAATTATTCAAAAAGAAAGACCGCGAGAAAGAGGCCAAATTAAAAACTGCTGTTGCTAATTTATTGCTAAAAAATGACTCTGGCGATAAAAGCAAAAAAGCAGATGTCGAACTCGAACGTATTCCTGAGAAATCATTTTACAACTTTTTATGGAGAAGTATCGCTGAGTCTTTGAAGAAAATTTTGATTTGATTTTTTTCGTCACGAATATTTTTGTTGCCAAGAATTCACGAATTAGAACGAATTAATTTTTATGTTATTCCTTGTTGTCTTTGTCATTTCGAAGAATGAGAAATCACACAAGTAGCTCGACAAAGATTGGCGACTTAAATTGCGGAGTTTCTAGTGTGATTTCTCATTCTTCGAAATGACAAGATTGAGGCTAATAGCATTACGCAAACCTTTGTCAAAGTTTAAAACTTTGACAAAGGTAACTACACGACATCTCACATATAACAGGATTTAACAGAAGTGCAGTTATTCAAAAATAATTCGTGAATTCGTGGCAAAAAACATCGCATAACTTTTTACAAACCTGACAATTATCAGGTTTTAAGTAATTTCTTTTTCTAACATTTGTTTCTATTTTAATTTTAAAACAAATGACAAAAAAGCCTTTACACACTTTTCATATTCCAGTAATGGGACTCGCATATACAATTGACAGCCCGATTAGAGTGGCGCAATACGGTATTTCATCTGTTGTTTCTATTGCAGATGATGATTTGATTGAAAAGATGCGTAATTTTTATAGTACGAAATTCAATTTTCCGTACGAAGAAATCAGCCAGAAATTTCAGGATTACAGAGCGCAAAGAATTACTTCTTATCTTAATTTAGTAGACAAAATTGTAAAACAAAAATTCGACACTTTTAAAGCGGAATTAATCGAAAGCAAAACTGCCGTAGAAAATTATATTGCGATGTTGCCTAATACATCAGACATCAAAAAAGGTTTTCAGAATTTATTGGATGATGGAATTTCTTTTAAAGAAAACATTCAGAATTATATTGAATCTCATCTTTCGCCAGGTTTAATTGATGTAAATATCATGACAAAACTTGATAAAGATAATTTCGATAAAGACGAACAACTTCCTATTGAATTTAATGATGCGCACGCAGCTTTAAGAGGTTTTGCAAATAGCAATCTTGAATCTTCTGTTGTTCTTTCTGCGGGAATGAATCCGAGATTATATAGTTATTTCGAAAATTTTTCCGATTTCTTTCCAAATCCAAATAATGAACTTAAGAAGAAAATTATCTTAAAAGTAAGTGATTTTAGATCTGCAATGATTCAGGGAAATTTTTTAGCCAAAAAAGGACTTTGGGTTTCGGAATATCGAATTGAATCCGGACTAAATTGTGGCGGACATGCTTTTGCTACAGACGGACTTTTATTAGGTCCGATTCTGGAAGAGTTTAAACAAAAAAAAGATCAGCTTATTTCATCTGCACACGAATTGATGAAAAAAGTATTACAGCAAAAACAAGCTTACGCGCCTGAGAATCCTTTACCGCTTAAAATTACTGTTCAGGGCGGCGTAGGAACTTCTGAAGAACATGAGTTTTTATTAGAAAATTACAAAGTAGATTCTGTTGGTTGGGGATCTCCATTTTTATTGGTTCCGGAAGCAACTTCTGTAGACAAAGCGACTCGTGAATTATTAATGAATGCCAAAGAAGAAGATTTATATTTGAGTCACATTTCTCCTTTGGGAGTTCCGTTTAATACTTTAAGAGGAACCACGAATGAAATCGTAAAACAAAAAAGAATTGAACAAAATAAAGCCGGAAGTTCTTGTCCGAAAAAATTTCTTGCTTTAAGTAAAGAATATGATCCCCACGGAATTTGTACAGCGTCTAAAAAATTTCAGGATCATAAACTTGAAGAATTAGAAATCATAAAAAATACACTTTCTCATGAAGCTTTTGAAAAGGCAAAATTTGATATCACTGAAAAATCATGTTTATGCGTCGGTTTAGCAAATGCTGCTTATTTAGAAAACGATATTAAGATCAAAGGACAAGCGCAAGGTGTTGTTATTTGTCCAGGGCCAAATATGGCTTATTTTGACCACGAAGTTTCTTTGTCTGATATGTTGGGTCATATTTATGGAAATAAATCGATTCTGAGAACTGAAAACAGACCAAATGTTTTTGTGAAAGAATTAAAAATGTACATTGACTACTTCAAAAATGAAATTGATTCTATTTCTGGAGAAATCACCAATGCACAACTAAAAAAATGGAATACTTTTAAAGCGAATATTCTGGAAGGAATTGAATATTATCAAACGTTACTTTCTCCAGCTATTTACTTTAAAGAAGATTTAAATAAGATAAAAAGAGATTTTGAATTTTATAAATCAGAATTAGCTCAAATTACTATTCCAATTTTAAAAGTGGCATAAAACAAAAATCCCGATTCAAGATTCTGAATCGGGATTTTTATTATTATAAACTTAAGACTTAAATGTCTATTCTTTTTTCTTTTTACTTCCGTCAAGGATTGCTCCTGTTCCGGTACCAACCGCAGCTCCGGCCAAACCACCAATTATGGCACCTTCACCTTTTTTCTTACTGATCACGGCTCCGGTAACAGCTCCAACTCCGGCACCAATTACGGCTCCTTTAGCTGTATTACTCCAACCTTTCTTTTTGGTCGTAGTTGTTGTTGCAGTTCCATCAGCTTGTTGGTGTACTACTACAACTTTTTGAGATTCGACTTTTCTCTCTTCTCTTAAATTGGCCATTTCTGTTCGCATTGAATCAATAACTTTTTGTCGGTTTATTTCAACTTTCATTGAATCAATACTAGCTTGT
This genomic interval carries:
- a CDS encoding YMGG-like glycine zipper-containing protein → MKAIYILFAALSIVSCQNQGQGKEDINKAKQASIDSMKVEINRQKVIDSMRTEMANLREERKVESQKVVVVHQQADGTATTTTTKKKGWSNTAKGAVIGAGVGAVTGAVISKKKGEGAIIGGLAGAAVGTGTGAILDGSKKKKE